In a genomic window of Cyclopterus lumpus isolate fCycLum1 chromosome 13, fCycLum1.pri, whole genome shotgun sequence:
- the hic1 gene encoding hypermethylated in cancer 1 protein isoform X1, translating to MRECRKGAQTYGQSTRHESEISVVAGGGLKTMLGAMEVPSHARDLLLQLNSQRTKGFLCDVIIVVQNALFRAHKNILAASSLYLKSLVVHDNLINLDHEMVSPGVFRVILDYIYTGRLSEGDPTSPTEPNLGAVLAAASYLQLLDLVALCKKKLKRNGKYPPRPGPAFLPYPKMGPNSMGLGSGGRYRISTPVIQSCPPGGILNSHVTRASPLEELVPHRLAIHAGELYAPTSIQGSQVFPSLQPALPAQLGRSAHPERNCSPNYGLDLSKKSPNSHSQHTPSRSHLANTHNDEERNGTLSGRISPMQGTNGRAFPSEKMDSTDHASSLTPPHFPHLNQSLGPHLPHLHRSGTQARDRYPCPPSPDTPTEAGEAGRDMGNIYRWVKHEPLSYTAEDEDEDEDEEEGGENGDHHHNHHKAGEESEGADDKSGSGTEETGSSEGRPSPSGPMGRFHMPYEPESFGDNLYVCIPCDKGFPSSEQLNAHVETHTEEELYGNSGGEMGNSNNSSTKNISSNTNGYGSLNSSNSLNSLSHLETKSSQGLGSGGIGEMMRPYRCSSCEKSYKDPATLRQHEKTHWLTRPYPCSICGKKFTQRGTMTRHMRSHLGLKPFACDSCGMRFTRQYRLTEHMRIHSGEKPYECQVCGGKFAQQRNLISHMKMHSSGGTAGGLTTDGKLKLDFAEGIYPLSKYAAEHLGLKQEKANELLIQAQQQLVADAKVMESLYPLSKLASEHLGISHDKMDVLGQPLHPAQQALSDARIIDRYSPS from the exons ATGAGGGAATGCCGAAAAGGAGCGCAGACATACGGCCAGAGCACCAGACATGAGTCCGAG ATATCTGTTGTTGCAGGTGGCGGACTGAAGACGATGCTGGGTGCCATGGAAGTTCCAAGTCATGCTAGggatctcctcctgcagctcaaCAGCCAACGAACCAAAGGCTTCCTGTGTGATGTTATCATTGTGGTGCAGAACGCCCTCTTCAGAGCTCACAAGAACATTCTGGCTGCCAGCAGCCTCTACTTGAAATCTTTGGTGGTCCATGACAATCTCATCAACCTCGACCACGAGATGGTGAGTCCAGGGGTCTTCAGGGTCATTCTGGACTACATCTACACAGGCCGCCTTAGTGAGGGAGATCCCACTTCTCCCACTGAACCCAATCTAGGTGCTGTCTTAGCAGCTGCCAGCTACCTTCAGCTGCTTGACTTAGTGGCTTTGTGCAAAAAGAAGCTGAAAAGAAATGGCAAGTACCCTCCCCGCCCAGGTCCTGCATTTCTGCCCTACCCAAAGATGGGGCCCAACAGCATGGGTTTAGGGAGTGGTGGCAGGTATAGAATTTCTACTCCTGTCATTCAATCTTGCCCTCCAGGAGGAATTTTGAACAGCCATGTAACCCGGGCATCACCACTAGAGGAGCTAGTTCCCCATCGACTAGCCATTCATGCTGGGGAGCTGTATGCTCCAACCTCCATCCAGGGCTCTCAGGTGTTCCCGTCCCTGCAGCCAGCTCTGCCCGCCCAGCTTGGGCGCTCAGCCCACCCTGAGAGGAACTGCTCCCCCAACTACGGCCTTGATCTCTCCAAGAAAAGCCCCAACTCCCATTCGCAGCACACACCCTCTCGATCCCATCTGGCAAACACTCACAATGATGAGGAGCGAAATGGGACCCTGAGCGGCCGCATCAGTCCCATGCAGGGGACAAATGGAAGGGCCTTTCCCTCAGAAAAAATGGATTCAACCGATCATGCAAGCTCCctcactcctccacatttccCCCATCTCAACCAGTCTCTTGGACCACACCTCCCCCACCTGCACCGCTCAGGCACCCAGGCCAGAGATCGCTACCCATGCCCCCCCAGCCCCGACACCCCAACGGAAGCTGGAGAGGCGGGGAGAGATATGGGAAACATCTACCGCTGGGTGAAACATGAGCCACTATCATACAcagctgaagatgaagatgaggatgaggatgaggaggaggggggtgaaaATGGAGACCATCATCATAACCACCACAAGGCCGGGGAGGAGAGTGAAGGAGCAGACGACAAGAGCGGGTCAGGCACAGAGGAGACAGGCAGCAGTGAAGGCCGCCCGTCCCCTTCTGGACCGATGGGGAGGTTCCACATGCCTTATGAGCCAGAGAGCTTCGGGGACAATCTCTATGTCTGCATCCCCTGTGACAAAGGCTTCCCGAGCTCAGAGCAGCTCAATGCACATGTGGAGACACACACGGAAGAAGAGCTGTATGGCAACTCTGGTGGGGAGATGGGAAACAGCAATAACAGCAGCACCAAAAACATAAGCAGCAATACAAACGGTTATGGGAGCCTGAACAGCAGCAACAGTTTGAACAGTCTGTCCCACCTGGAGACAAAGTCCAGCCAGGGGCTGGGTTCAGGGGGCATCGGGGAGATGATGCGACCCTACCGCTGTTCCTCCTGCGAGAAGTCCTACAAAGACCCGGCCACTTTGCGGCAGCATGAGAAGACCCACTGGCTGACCCGGCCTTACCCCTGCAGCATCTGTGGCAAGAAGTTCACGCAGCGGGGCACCATGACCCGCCACATGCGCAGCCACCTGGGCCTTAAACCTTTTGCCTGCGACTCGTGTGGCATGCGCTTCACCCGCCAGTACCGCCTCACCGAGCACATGCGTATCCACTCCGGGGAGAAGCCCTATGAATGTCAGGTGTGCGGGGGAAAGTTCGCGCAGCAGCGCAACCTCATCAGCCACATGAAGATGCACAGCAGTGGAGGGACTGCAGGGGGCCTGACCACAGATGGGAAGTTGAAGCTGGACTTTGCTGAGGGCATCTATCCGCTTAGTAAATATGCAGCAGAGCATCTGGGGCTGAAGCAGGAGAAGGCCAATGAGCTTCTCATCCAAGCCCAGCAGCAACTTGTTGCTGATGCCAAGGTCATGGAAAGCCTCTACCCGCTGTCCAAACTGGCATCAGAGCACCTGGGTATCTCCCACGACAAGATGGACGTCCTGGGCCAACCCCTTCACCCTGCCCAACAGGCCCTCTCCGACGCCCGCATCATTGACCGCTACTCACCCAGCTAA
- the hic1 gene encoding hypermethylated in cancer 1 protein isoform X3, which produces MQISVVAGGGLKTMLGAMEVPSHARDLLLQLNSQRTKGFLCDVIIVVQNALFRAHKNILAASSLYLKSLVVHDNLINLDHEMVSPGVFRVILDYIYTGRLSEGDPTSPTEPNLGAVLAAASYLQLLDLVALCKKKLKRNGKYPPRPGPAFLPYPKMGPNSMGLGSGGRYRISTPVIQSCPPGGILNSHVTRASPLEELVPHRLAIHAGELYAPTSIQGSQVFPSLQPALPAQLGRSAHPERNCSPNYGLDLSKKSPNSHSQHTPSRSHLANTHNDEERNGTLSGRISPMQGTNGRAFPSEKMDSTDHASSLTPPHFPHLNQSLGPHLPHLHRSGTQARDRYPCPPSPDTPTEAGEAGRDMGNIYRWVKHEPLSYTAEDEDEDEDEEEGGENGDHHHNHHKAGEESEGADDKSGSGTEETGSSEGRPSPSGPMGRFHMPYEPESFGDNLYVCIPCDKGFPSSEQLNAHVETHTEEELYGNSGGEMGNSNNSSTKNISSNTNGYGSLNSSNSLNSLSHLETKSSQGLGSGGIGEMMRPYRCSSCEKSYKDPATLRQHEKTHWLTRPYPCSICGKKFTQRGTMTRHMRSHLGLKPFACDSCGMRFTRQYRLTEHMRIHSGEKPYECQVCGGKFAQQRNLISHMKMHSSGGTAGGLTTDGKLKLDFAEGIYPLSKYAAEHLGLKQEKANELLIQAQQQLVADAKVMESLYPLSKLASEHLGISHDKMDVLGQPLHPAQQALSDARIIDRYSPS; this is translated from the exons ATGCAG ATATCTGTTGTTGCAGGTGGCGGACTGAAGACGATGCTGGGTGCCATGGAAGTTCCAAGTCATGCTAGggatctcctcctgcagctcaaCAGCCAACGAACCAAAGGCTTCCTGTGTGATGTTATCATTGTGGTGCAGAACGCCCTCTTCAGAGCTCACAAGAACATTCTGGCTGCCAGCAGCCTCTACTTGAAATCTTTGGTGGTCCATGACAATCTCATCAACCTCGACCACGAGATGGTGAGTCCAGGGGTCTTCAGGGTCATTCTGGACTACATCTACACAGGCCGCCTTAGTGAGGGAGATCCCACTTCTCCCACTGAACCCAATCTAGGTGCTGTCTTAGCAGCTGCCAGCTACCTTCAGCTGCTTGACTTAGTGGCTTTGTGCAAAAAGAAGCTGAAAAGAAATGGCAAGTACCCTCCCCGCCCAGGTCCTGCATTTCTGCCCTACCCAAAGATGGGGCCCAACAGCATGGGTTTAGGGAGTGGTGGCAGGTATAGAATTTCTACTCCTGTCATTCAATCTTGCCCTCCAGGAGGAATTTTGAACAGCCATGTAACCCGGGCATCACCACTAGAGGAGCTAGTTCCCCATCGACTAGCCATTCATGCTGGGGAGCTGTATGCTCCAACCTCCATCCAGGGCTCTCAGGTGTTCCCGTCCCTGCAGCCAGCTCTGCCCGCCCAGCTTGGGCGCTCAGCCCACCCTGAGAGGAACTGCTCCCCCAACTACGGCCTTGATCTCTCCAAGAAAAGCCCCAACTCCCATTCGCAGCACACACCCTCTCGATCCCATCTGGCAAACACTCACAATGATGAGGAGCGAAATGGGACCCTGAGCGGCCGCATCAGTCCCATGCAGGGGACAAATGGAAGGGCCTTTCCCTCAGAAAAAATGGATTCAACCGATCATGCAAGCTCCctcactcctccacatttccCCCATCTCAACCAGTCTCTTGGACCACACCTCCCCCACCTGCACCGCTCAGGCACCCAGGCCAGAGATCGCTACCCATGCCCCCCCAGCCCCGACACCCCAACGGAAGCTGGAGAGGCGGGGAGAGATATGGGAAACATCTACCGCTGGGTGAAACATGAGCCACTATCATACAcagctgaagatgaagatgaggatgaggatgaggaggaggggggtgaaaATGGAGACCATCATCATAACCACCACAAGGCCGGGGAGGAGAGTGAAGGAGCAGACGACAAGAGCGGGTCAGGCACAGAGGAGACAGGCAGCAGTGAAGGCCGCCCGTCCCCTTCTGGACCGATGGGGAGGTTCCACATGCCTTATGAGCCAGAGAGCTTCGGGGACAATCTCTATGTCTGCATCCCCTGTGACAAAGGCTTCCCGAGCTCAGAGCAGCTCAATGCACATGTGGAGACACACACGGAAGAAGAGCTGTATGGCAACTCTGGTGGGGAGATGGGAAACAGCAATAACAGCAGCACCAAAAACATAAGCAGCAATACAAACGGTTATGGGAGCCTGAACAGCAGCAACAGTTTGAACAGTCTGTCCCACCTGGAGACAAAGTCCAGCCAGGGGCTGGGTTCAGGGGGCATCGGGGAGATGATGCGACCCTACCGCTGTTCCTCCTGCGAGAAGTCCTACAAAGACCCGGCCACTTTGCGGCAGCATGAGAAGACCCACTGGCTGACCCGGCCTTACCCCTGCAGCATCTGTGGCAAGAAGTTCACGCAGCGGGGCACCATGACCCGCCACATGCGCAGCCACCTGGGCCTTAAACCTTTTGCCTGCGACTCGTGTGGCATGCGCTTCACCCGCCAGTACCGCCTCACCGAGCACATGCGTATCCACTCCGGGGAGAAGCCCTATGAATGTCAGGTGTGCGGGGGAAAGTTCGCGCAGCAGCGCAACCTCATCAGCCACATGAAGATGCACAGCAGTGGAGGGACTGCAGGGGGCCTGACCACAGATGGGAAGTTGAAGCTGGACTTTGCTGAGGGCATCTATCCGCTTAGTAAATATGCAGCAGAGCATCTGGGGCTGAAGCAGGAGAAGGCCAATGAGCTTCTCATCCAAGCCCAGCAGCAACTTGTTGCTGATGCCAAGGTCATGGAAAGCCTCTACCCGCTGTCCAAACTGGCATCAGAGCACCTGGGTATCTCCCACGACAAGATGGACGTCCTGGGCCAACCCCTTCACCCTGCCCAACAGGCCCTCTCCGACGCCCGCATCATTGACCGCTACTCACCCAGCTAA
- the hic1 gene encoding hypermethylated in cancer 1 protein isoform X4, which translates to MLGAMEVPSHARDLLLQLNSQRTKGFLCDVIIVVQNALFRAHKNILAASSLYLKSLVVHDNLINLDHEMVSPGVFRVILDYIYTGRLSEGDPTSPTEPNLGAVLAAASYLQLLDLVALCKKKLKRNGKYPPRPGPAFLPYPKMGPNSMGLGSGGRYRISTPVIQSCPPGGILNSHVTRASPLEELVPHRLAIHAGELYAPTSIQGSQVFPSLQPALPAQLGRSAHPERNCSPNYGLDLSKKSPNSHSQHTPSRSHLANTHNDEERNGTLSGRISPMQGTNGRAFPSEKMDSTDHASSLTPPHFPHLNQSLGPHLPHLHRSGTQARDRYPCPPSPDTPTEAGEAGRDMGNIYRWVKHEPLSYTAEDEDEDEDEEEGGENGDHHHNHHKAGEESEGADDKSGSGTEETGSSEGRPSPSGPMGRFHMPYEPESFGDNLYVCIPCDKGFPSSEQLNAHVETHTEEELYGNSGGEMGNSNNSSTKNISSNTNGYGSLNSSNSLNSLSHLETKSSQGLGSGGIGEMMRPYRCSSCEKSYKDPATLRQHEKTHWLTRPYPCSICGKKFTQRGTMTRHMRSHLGLKPFACDSCGMRFTRQYRLTEHMRIHSGEKPYECQVCGGKFAQQRNLISHMKMHSSGGTAGGLTTDGKLKLDFAEGIYPLSKYAAEHLGLKQEKANELLIQAQQQLVADAKVMESLYPLSKLASEHLGISHDKMDVLGQPLHPAQQALSDARIIDRYSPS; encoded by the coding sequence ATGCTGGGTGCCATGGAAGTTCCAAGTCATGCTAGggatctcctcctgcagctcaaCAGCCAACGAACCAAAGGCTTCCTGTGTGATGTTATCATTGTGGTGCAGAACGCCCTCTTCAGAGCTCACAAGAACATTCTGGCTGCCAGCAGCCTCTACTTGAAATCTTTGGTGGTCCATGACAATCTCATCAACCTCGACCACGAGATGGTGAGTCCAGGGGTCTTCAGGGTCATTCTGGACTACATCTACACAGGCCGCCTTAGTGAGGGAGATCCCACTTCTCCCACTGAACCCAATCTAGGTGCTGTCTTAGCAGCTGCCAGCTACCTTCAGCTGCTTGACTTAGTGGCTTTGTGCAAAAAGAAGCTGAAAAGAAATGGCAAGTACCCTCCCCGCCCAGGTCCTGCATTTCTGCCCTACCCAAAGATGGGGCCCAACAGCATGGGTTTAGGGAGTGGTGGCAGGTATAGAATTTCTACTCCTGTCATTCAATCTTGCCCTCCAGGAGGAATTTTGAACAGCCATGTAACCCGGGCATCACCACTAGAGGAGCTAGTTCCCCATCGACTAGCCATTCATGCTGGGGAGCTGTATGCTCCAACCTCCATCCAGGGCTCTCAGGTGTTCCCGTCCCTGCAGCCAGCTCTGCCCGCCCAGCTTGGGCGCTCAGCCCACCCTGAGAGGAACTGCTCCCCCAACTACGGCCTTGATCTCTCCAAGAAAAGCCCCAACTCCCATTCGCAGCACACACCCTCTCGATCCCATCTGGCAAACACTCACAATGATGAGGAGCGAAATGGGACCCTGAGCGGCCGCATCAGTCCCATGCAGGGGACAAATGGAAGGGCCTTTCCCTCAGAAAAAATGGATTCAACCGATCATGCAAGCTCCctcactcctccacatttccCCCATCTCAACCAGTCTCTTGGACCACACCTCCCCCACCTGCACCGCTCAGGCACCCAGGCCAGAGATCGCTACCCATGCCCCCCCAGCCCCGACACCCCAACGGAAGCTGGAGAGGCGGGGAGAGATATGGGAAACATCTACCGCTGGGTGAAACATGAGCCACTATCATACAcagctgaagatgaagatgaggatgaggatgaggaggaggggggtgaaaATGGAGACCATCATCATAACCACCACAAGGCCGGGGAGGAGAGTGAAGGAGCAGACGACAAGAGCGGGTCAGGCACAGAGGAGACAGGCAGCAGTGAAGGCCGCCCGTCCCCTTCTGGACCGATGGGGAGGTTCCACATGCCTTATGAGCCAGAGAGCTTCGGGGACAATCTCTATGTCTGCATCCCCTGTGACAAAGGCTTCCCGAGCTCAGAGCAGCTCAATGCACATGTGGAGACACACACGGAAGAAGAGCTGTATGGCAACTCTGGTGGGGAGATGGGAAACAGCAATAACAGCAGCACCAAAAACATAAGCAGCAATACAAACGGTTATGGGAGCCTGAACAGCAGCAACAGTTTGAACAGTCTGTCCCACCTGGAGACAAAGTCCAGCCAGGGGCTGGGTTCAGGGGGCATCGGGGAGATGATGCGACCCTACCGCTGTTCCTCCTGCGAGAAGTCCTACAAAGACCCGGCCACTTTGCGGCAGCATGAGAAGACCCACTGGCTGACCCGGCCTTACCCCTGCAGCATCTGTGGCAAGAAGTTCACGCAGCGGGGCACCATGACCCGCCACATGCGCAGCCACCTGGGCCTTAAACCTTTTGCCTGCGACTCGTGTGGCATGCGCTTCACCCGCCAGTACCGCCTCACCGAGCACATGCGTATCCACTCCGGGGAGAAGCCCTATGAATGTCAGGTGTGCGGGGGAAAGTTCGCGCAGCAGCGCAACCTCATCAGCCACATGAAGATGCACAGCAGTGGAGGGACTGCAGGGGGCCTGACCACAGATGGGAAGTTGAAGCTGGACTTTGCTGAGGGCATCTATCCGCTTAGTAAATATGCAGCAGAGCATCTGGGGCTGAAGCAGGAGAAGGCCAATGAGCTTCTCATCCAAGCCCAGCAGCAACTTGTTGCTGATGCCAAGGTCATGGAAAGCCTCTACCCGCTGTCCAAACTGGCATCAGAGCACCTGGGTATCTCCCACGACAAGATGGACGTCCTGGGCCAACCCCTTCACCCTGCCCAACAGGCCCTCTCCGACGCCCGCATCATTGACCGCTACTCACCCAGCTAA
- the hic1 gene encoding hypermethylated in cancer 1 protein isoform X2: MIIKGDLDRMAEDIGHAGGGLKTMLGAMEVPSHARDLLLQLNSQRTKGFLCDVIIVVQNALFRAHKNILAASSLYLKSLVVHDNLINLDHEMVSPGVFRVILDYIYTGRLSEGDPTSPTEPNLGAVLAAASYLQLLDLVALCKKKLKRNGKYPPRPGPAFLPYPKMGPNSMGLGSGGRYRISTPVIQSCPPGGILNSHVTRASPLEELVPHRLAIHAGELYAPTSIQGSQVFPSLQPALPAQLGRSAHPERNCSPNYGLDLSKKSPNSHSQHTPSRSHLANTHNDEERNGTLSGRISPMQGTNGRAFPSEKMDSTDHASSLTPPHFPHLNQSLGPHLPHLHRSGTQARDRYPCPPSPDTPTEAGEAGRDMGNIYRWVKHEPLSYTAEDEDEDEDEEEGGENGDHHHNHHKAGEESEGADDKSGSGTEETGSSEGRPSPSGPMGRFHMPYEPESFGDNLYVCIPCDKGFPSSEQLNAHVETHTEEELYGNSGGEMGNSNNSSTKNISSNTNGYGSLNSSNSLNSLSHLETKSSQGLGSGGIGEMMRPYRCSSCEKSYKDPATLRQHEKTHWLTRPYPCSICGKKFTQRGTMTRHMRSHLGLKPFACDSCGMRFTRQYRLTEHMRIHSGEKPYECQVCGGKFAQQRNLISHMKMHSSGGTAGGLTTDGKLKLDFAEGIYPLSKYAAEHLGLKQEKANELLIQAQQQLVADAKVMESLYPLSKLASEHLGISHDKMDVLGQPLHPAQQALSDARIIDRYSPS, encoded by the exons ATGATCATTAAGGGAGACTTAGATCGGATGGCAGAAGACATCGGGCATGCAG GTGGCGGACTGAAGACGATGCTGGGTGCCATGGAAGTTCCAAGTCATGCTAGggatctcctcctgcagctcaaCAGCCAACGAACCAAAGGCTTCCTGTGTGATGTTATCATTGTGGTGCAGAACGCCCTCTTCAGAGCTCACAAGAACATTCTGGCTGCCAGCAGCCTCTACTTGAAATCTTTGGTGGTCCATGACAATCTCATCAACCTCGACCACGAGATGGTGAGTCCAGGGGTCTTCAGGGTCATTCTGGACTACATCTACACAGGCCGCCTTAGTGAGGGAGATCCCACTTCTCCCACTGAACCCAATCTAGGTGCTGTCTTAGCAGCTGCCAGCTACCTTCAGCTGCTTGACTTAGTGGCTTTGTGCAAAAAGAAGCTGAAAAGAAATGGCAAGTACCCTCCCCGCCCAGGTCCTGCATTTCTGCCCTACCCAAAGATGGGGCCCAACAGCATGGGTTTAGGGAGTGGTGGCAGGTATAGAATTTCTACTCCTGTCATTCAATCTTGCCCTCCAGGAGGAATTTTGAACAGCCATGTAACCCGGGCATCACCACTAGAGGAGCTAGTTCCCCATCGACTAGCCATTCATGCTGGGGAGCTGTATGCTCCAACCTCCATCCAGGGCTCTCAGGTGTTCCCGTCCCTGCAGCCAGCTCTGCCCGCCCAGCTTGGGCGCTCAGCCCACCCTGAGAGGAACTGCTCCCCCAACTACGGCCTTGATCTCTCCAAGAAAAGCCCCAACTCCCATTCGCAGCACACACCCTCTCGATCCCATCTGGCAAACACTCACAATGATGAGGAGCGAAATGGGACCCTGAGCGGCCGCATCAGTCCCATGCAGGGGACAAATGGAAGGGCCTTTCCCTCAGAAAAAATGGATTCAACCGATCATGCAAGCTCCctcactcctccacatttccCCCATCTCAACCAGTCTCTTGGACCACACCTCCCCCACCTGCACCGCTCAGGCACCCAGGCCAGAGATCGCTACCCATGCCCCCCCAGCCCCGACACCCCAACGGAAGCTGGAGAGGCGGGGAGAGATATGGGAAACATCTACCGCTGGGTGAAACATGAGCCACTATCATACAcagctgaagatgaagatgaggatgaggatgaggaggaggggggtgaaaATGGAGACCATCATCATAACCACCACAAGGCCGGGGAGGAGAGTGAAGGAGCAGACGACAAGAGCGGGTCAGGCACAGAGGAGACAGGCAGCAGTGAAGGCCGCCCGTCCCCTTCTGGACCGATGGGGAGGTTCCACATGCCTTATGAGCCAGAGAGCTTCGGGGACAATCTCTATGTCTGCATCCCCTGTGACAAAGGCTTCCCGAGCTCAGAGCAGCTCAATGCACATGTGGAGACACACACGGAAGAAGAGCTGTATGGCAACTCTGGTGGGGAGATGGGAAACAGCAATAACAGCAGCACCAAAAACATAAGCAGCAATACAAACGGTTATGGGAGCCTGAACAGCAGCAACAGTTTGAACAGTCTGTCCCACCTGGAGACAAAGTCCAGCCAGGGGCTGGGTTCAGGGGGCATCGGGGAGATGATGCGACCCTACCGCTGTTCCTCCTGCGAGAAGTCCTACAAAGACCCGGCCACTTTGCGGCAGCATGAGAAGACCCACTGGCTGACCCGGCCTTACCCCTGCAGCATCTGTGGCAAGAAGTTCACGCAGCGGGGCACCATGACCCGCCACATGCGCAGCCACCTGGGCCTTAAACCTTTTGCCTGCGACTCGTGTGGCATGCGCTTCACCCGCCAGTACCGCCTCACCGAGCACATGCGTATCCACTCCGGGGAGAAGCCCTATGAATGTCAGGTGTGCGGGGGAAAGTTCGCGCAGCAGCGCAACCTCATCAGCCACATGAAGATGCACAGCAGTGGAGGGACTGCAGGGGGCCTGACCACAGATGGGAAGTTGAAGCTGGACTTTGCTGAGGGCATCTATCCGCTTAGTAAATATGCAGCAGAGCATCTGGGGCTGAAGCAGGAGAAGGCCAATGAGCTTCTCATCCAAGCCCAGCAGCAACTTGTTGCTGATGCCAAGGTCATGGAAAGCCTCTACCCGCTGTCCAAACTGGCATCAGAGCACCTGGGTATCTCCCACGACAAGATGGACGTCCTGGGCCAACCCCTTCACCCTGCCCAACAGGCCCTCTCCGACGCCCGCATCATTGACCGCTACTCACCCAGCTAA